One Helianthus annuus cultivar XRQ/B chromosome 12, HanXRQr2.0-SUNRISE, whole genome shotgun sequence genomic region harbors:
- the LOC110895711 gene encoding phospholipid-transporting ATPase 1 isoform X2, with protein MASVLVSDRFQQKKWKDIQVGEIIRFSADDTIPCDTVLLSTSDPTGVAYIQTINLDGESNLKTRYAKQETLCKTPEKDVINGFIKCEKPNRNIYGFMATMEIDGKHLSLGPSNIVLRGCVLKNTNWAVGVAVYCGRETKAMLNSSGAPSKRSRLETRMNREIILLSVFLVALCMAVSVCAGVWLKRHENELEVLQFYRKKDYSEPEVENYNYSGIGMEIFFTFLMSVIVFQIMIPISLYISMELVRVGQAYFMIRDNKMYDETSNSRFQCRALNINEDLGQIKYVFSDKTGTLTENKMEFKYASIFGVDYSGEKTNFEGEQRGYSIQVNGQVWRPKMKVEVDKELLELSKDGNNTEAGKHIYDFFLALAACNTIVPIVVDTPDPAEKLVDYQGESPDEQALVYAAAAYGFMLMERTSGHIVIDIQGERQRFNVLGMHEFDSDRKRMSVILGFPDGSVKVIVKGADNSMFNIIDKTLNLDILKATEGHLQSYSSIGLRTLVVGMRELGVPEFERWQSSYETASTAVMGRVALLRKVAINLENNLEIVGASAIEDRLQKGVPEAIESLRKADMKVWVLTGDKQETAISIGYSSRLLTSNMHQVVINSNSKMSSKTSLEDALITCRNFLVPGGSDGNTTSVALIIDGTSLVYILDTELEEQLFELASNCAVVLCCRVAPLQKAGIVALIKKRTDDMTLAIGDGANDVSMIQMADVGIGISGQEGRQAVMASDFAMGQFRFLVPLLLVHGHWNYHRMGYMILYNFYRNAVFVLVLFWYVLFTGFTLTTAITEWSSVLYSILYTSVPTIVVAILDKDSSRRSLMAYPQLYGAGQRHESYNSTLFWLTIADTLWQSIVVFYVPLFAYWKSDIDGSSLGDLWTLAVVFLVNIHLAMDVIRWTWVSHASIWGSIIATCICVVIIDVIPVLPGYWAIFDLASKGSFWVCLLGMSIAAVVPRFGVKMFIQHCKPSDIQIAREADKFGSSMELARQEIELNPSRR; from the exons ATCTAGACGGCGAATCAAATTTAAAAACCCGTTATGCAAAACAAGAAACCCTTTGTAAAACCCCGGAAAAAGACGTGATTAATGGGTTTATCAAGTGTGAGAAGCCTAACAGGAACATATATGGTTTCATGGCGACCATGGAGATTGATGGAAAGCATCTATCACTTGGGCCGTCTAACATAGTGCTTCGTGGGTGTGTGCTCAAGAACACTAATTGGGCGGTAGGAGTGGCGGTTTATTGTGGCAGGGAGACCAAGGCTATGCTCAACAGTTCAGGGGCCCCATCAAAAAGGAGCCGTTTGGAGACCCGTATGAACCGTGAGATTATCTTGCTGTCGGTTTTCCTTGTTGCTCTTTGCATGGCTGTCTCTGTTTGTGCTGGTGTTTGGTTGAAACGCCACGAAAATGAGCTTGAAGTATTACAGTTCTATAGAAAAAAGGACTATTCTGAGCCGGAAGTTGAGAACTACAACTATTCTGGTATTGGAATGGAGATATTCTTCACTTTTCTTATGTCAGTGATTGTGTTCCAGATTATGATACCCATTTCTTTGTACATATCCATGGAGCTCGTGCGTGTTGGTCAAGCTTACTTCATGATTAGGGATAATAAGATGTATGATGAGACATCAAACTCTAGATTCCAGTGTCGGGCTTTAAATATAAATGAGGATTTAGGACAAATAAAGTATGTATTCTCCGACAAAACTGGTACACTGACAGAAAACAAGATGGAATTTAAATATGCAAGCATTTTCGGTGTAGATTACAGTGGGGAGAAAACAAACTTTGAGGGCGAACAAAGGGGATACTCCATTCAAG TGAACGGGCAGGTTTGGAGGCCAAAAATGAAGGTAGAGGTTGACAAGGAGCTACTTGAATTGTCAAAAGATGGAAATAATACCGAGGCTGGAAAACATATTTATGATTTCTTTCTTGCATTGGCTGCTTGTAATACAATTGTGCCCATTGTTGTTGACACACCTGATCCTGCTGAAAAGTTGGTAGATTATCAAGGGGAATCTCCCGATGAACAAGCACTTGTTTATGCTGCTGCTGCTTATGGTTTCATGCTTATGGAGCGGACTTCTGGTCACATAGTTATTGATATTCAAGGAGAAAGACAAAG GTTTAATGTTCTTGGAATGCATGAGTTTGATAGTGACAGGAAGAGGATGTCGGTTATATTAGGATTCCCTGACGGCTCAGTAAAAGTCATTGTTAAGGGGGCAGATAATTCCATGTTTAACATTATTGATAAAACCTTAAACTTGGACATACTTAAAGCCACGGAAGGTCATCTCCAGTCATATTCTTCGATTGGTTTGAGAACCCTTGTTGTTGGAATGCGTGAATTGGGTGTTCCTGAATTTGAGCGATGGCAGTCTTCTTATGAGACAGCTAGCACTGCTGTAATGGGTCGAGTTGCTTTGCTTCGTAAGGTTGCCATTAATTTAGAAAATAATCTTGAAATAGTTGGTGCGTCTGCAATTGAAGACAGATTGCAAAAGGGTGTGCCAGAAGCAATCGAGTCTTTGAGAAAAGCAGATATGAAAGTTTGGGTTTTGACTGGTGACAAGCAAGAAACTGCAATTTCGATCGGTTATTCTTCTAGGCTTCTAACAAGTAACATGCATCAGGTGGTAATCAACAGCAATTCCAAAATGTCATCCAAAACAAGTTTGGAGGATGCTTTGATTACTTGTAGAAATTTCTTAGTGCCTGGTGGTTCTGATGGTAATACAACTTCTGTTGCTTTGATTATTGACGGAACAAGCCTTGTATATATCCTCGACACTGAGCTTGAAGAGCAG CTATTTGAGTTAGCGAGTAACTGTGCGGTGGTACTTTGCTGTCGAGTTGCTCCATTGCAGAAAGCTGGGATTGTGGCACTGATAAAGAAAAGGACAGATGACATGACTCTTGCCATTGGGGATG GTGCGAATGATGTTTCAATGATCCAAATGGCTGATGTTGGAATTGGAATAAGTGGGCAAGAGGGTCGTCAAGCGGTGATGGCATCTGATTTTGCAATGGGTCAGTTTAGGTTTTTGGTTCCTCTTTTGTTGGTCCATGGACATTGGAATTACCATCGCATGGGTTACATGATCCTCTATAATTTCTATAGGAATGCAGTCTTTGTCCTTGTCCTCTTCTG GTACGTGCTCTTTACAGGCTTCACTTTGACCACAGCTATTACCGAATGGAGCAGCGTGTTATATTCTATACTCTACACCTCAGTGCCTACAATTGTTGTTGCAATTCTCGATAAGGATTCAAGCAGAAGGTCTCTGATGGCATATCCTCAGCTATATGGGGCTGGCCAGAGACATGAAAGCTACAATTCAACGTTATTTTGGCTTACAATAGCTGATACACTATGGCAGAGTATAGTTGTGTTCTATGTTCCTCTTTTTGCCTACTGGAAAAGTGACATTGACGGTTCGAGTTTAGGAGATCTTTGGACCCTTGCAGTTGTGTTCCTGGTCAATATTCACTTGGCCATGGATGTTATTAGGTGGACTTGGGTCAGCCATGCATCAATTTGGGGGTCTATTATTGCAACTTGCATTTGTGTTGTTATCATTGATGTCATTCCAGTGTTACCTGGTTACTG GGCAATATTTGATCTTGCAAGCAAGGGATCGTTTTGGGTTTGCTTGCTTGGCATGTCGATAGCAGCGGTTGTCCCTCGGTTTGGCGTAAAAATGTTCATACAACACTGTAAACCTTCCGATATCCAAATAGCAAGAGAAGCCGATAAGTTTGGAAGTTCAATGGAGTTGGCCCGTCAAGAAATAGAATTGAATCCATCTCGAAGATGA